The following proteins are co-located in the Periplaneta americana isolate PAMFEO1 chromosome 12, P.americana_PAMFEO1_priV1, whole genome shotgun sequence genome:
- the LOC138710715 gene encoding D site-binding protein-like produces MEPLSYEYIEATMKSLTDPSVEDIECQRKRYPPPPHHIIAEGDILDLSIRSLCGSRTENSVPSPSHAVSENNGTSGAPNSVPPSEITSTLYAQPVLAPAPPGAPYPYVMVRPVTLPVRTTHTIMPADAKGYFCYRSLPISEAPVAIPNPAAIQPVTTPQPVVTPQQVVTPQPIVTPQPELTPQPIPSPDNATSSSSDMSITPEQSAITTTTTIGAGLQPPPFLMNPVPLLPLTSSFDSQTKKNTRPFKAISLTLGEEDEKKYQVFRQKVLERVHTSYKKARMANKSPTSPQPSSSSSEGTSKDGKDAAYWERRKKNNEAAKRSRDARRAKEDELAIRTSFLEQENLLLKLQMWEMTNRGRSYVQKHGMSDI; encoded by the coding sequence ATGGAACCACTATCGTACGAGTATATAGAGGCTACAATGAAATCTCTTACAGATCCTTCAGTAGAAGATATTGAATGTCAACGTAAAAGATACCCGCCACCTCCCCATCATATAATCGCTGAAGGTGATATACTGGATCTTAGCATACGTAGTCTATGTGGTTCTAGAACAGAGAACAGTGTACCCTCACCATCTCATGCTGTTTCTGAAAACAATGGTACCTCAGGAGCACCAAATTCTGTACCTCCTTCAGAAATAACCTCAACTCTTTATGCACAACCAGTGCTAGCTCCTGCACCTCCAGGTGCCCCATACCCTTATGTCATGGTGCGACCAGTTACCTTGCCCGTGAGAACTACACATACGATAATGCCAGCGGATGCAAAAGGATatttctgttatcgttcattgCCTATAAGTGAAGCTCCGGTAGCAATACCTAATCCAGCAGCAATTCAACCAGTGACAACACCTCAACCAGTAGTAACTCCTCAGCAAGTGGTAACTCCTCAACCAATAGTAACTCCTCAACCAGAACTAACTCCTCAACCAATTCCATCACCAGATAATGCGACATCAAGTTCATCAGATATGAGTATCACACCAGAACAATCAGCAATTACCACTACGACTACTATTGGTGCTGGATTACAACCGCCACCATTTCTTATGAATCCTGTTCCGTTACTTCCACTTACAAGTTCATTTGACAGTCAAACAAAGAAGAACACAAGACCATTCAAAGCAATCTCTCTTACTCTGGGAGAAGAAGATGAAAAGAAGTATCAAGTATTTAGACAAAAGGTGCTGGAACGAGTGCATACAAGCTATAAGAAAGCTCGTATGGCAAATAAGAGTCCTACAAGTCCTCAGCCATCTTCTTCATCCTCAGAAGGAACATCAAAGGACGGGAAAGACGCTGCTTACTGGGAGAGGCGAAAAAAGAATAATGAAGCTGCAAAGAGATCCAGAGATGCTCGTAGGGCCAAAGAAGATGAACTTGCAATCCGAACGTCTTTCTTGGAACAGGAAAATTTGCTGTTGAAGCTACAGATGTGGGAAATGACCAATAGGGGCAGGAGTTATGTGCAAAAACATGGTATGAGTGACATTTAA